Proteins from a genomic interval of Gluconacetobacter diazotrophicus PA1 5:
- a CDS encoding ABC transporter substrate-binding protein, producing MKVMRVLTHSLPLAFCAGLAAATIAAPLFSPVAAHAQSAEAAPAPAAAVTAPVSALYAALGQIQAPHSGSFDQRAQLLGPVVDKVYDLETVLRASVGLRYAGLADADKQQLLGVFRQFTVARYISSFKPGGNARFTIDPTPRPSPVGSDQIVTTHIGAADDSDPTEIDYVMRSGPQGWRIVDVLLEAHISQVAAQRSDFSSTLASGNVQNLISLLQRKVKAFSEG from the coding sequence ATGAAGGTTATGCGAGTCCTGACCCATTCCCTCCCGCTGGCCTTCTGTGCCGGCCTGGCGGCGGCGACCATCGCCGCGCCCCTCTTCAGCCCCGTCGCGGCGCACGCCCAGTCCGCCGAGGCCGCCCCGGCCCCGGCCGCCGCGGTGACGGCCCCGGTCAGCGCGCTCTATGCCGCGCTGGGCCAGATCCAGGCCCCCCACAGCGGCAGCTTCGACCAGCGGGCGCAGCTTCTGGGTCCGGTCGTGGACAAGGTCTATGACCTGGAGACGGTGCTGCGCGCATCGGTGGGCCTGCGCTATGCCGGCCTGGCCGACGCGGACAAGCAGCAATTGCTGGGCGTGTTCCGCCAGTTCACCGTCGCGCGGTACATTTCCAGCTTCAAGCCGGGGGGCAACGCACGGTTCACCATCGACCCCACCCCGCGCCCGTCGCCGGTCGGCAGCGACCAGATCGTGACCACCCATATCGGCGCGGCCGACGATTCGGACCCCACCGAGATCGACTATGTCATGCGGTCGGGCCCGCAGGGCTGGCGCATCGTGGACGTCCTGCTGGAAGCCCATATCAGCCAGGTCGCGGCGCAGCGGTCCGATTTCAGTTCGACGCTCGCATCCGGGAATGTGCAGAACCTGATCTCCCTGCTACAGAGGAAGGTCAAGGCGTTCTCCGAGGGTTGA
- the hpnH gene encoding adenosyl-hopene transferase HpnH yields the protein MAVPIMQAVRVGAYVVKQHVTGRKRYPLVLMLEPLFRCNLACAGCGKIDYPAQILNQRMSVQECLDADTEAGAPVIAIAGGEPLLHKEMPDIVRGLIARKKYVYLCTNALLLEKKMDDYEPSPFFSWDVHLDGDQAMHDASVCQDGVYERAVAAIKKAKARGFRLSINCTVFDGTDPKRLAAFFDEVMAMGVDGIMTAPGYAYERAPDQAHFLNRQKTKQLFRDVFRLGKGKKWRFTQSPLFLNFLAGNEEYHCTPWGKPLRNVFGWQRPCYLLGEGYAKTFQELMDDTKWDDYGTGNYEKCADCMVHSGYESTAVMDAVRRPWHIAKVALFGPETEKPMVPEISLANQRPAEYVYTQHVDARMAELAAAKKPAKPPRVTVVDAPAVETAAD from the coding sequence ATGGCCGTTCCTATTATGCAGGCTGTCAGGGTGGGTGCTTACGTCGTGAAGCAGCACGTGACCGGCCGGAAACGTTACCCGCTTGTCCTGATGCTCGAACCGCTGTTCAGGTGCAACCTGGCCTGCGCGGGGTGCGGCAAGATCGATTACCCGGCGCAGATCCTGAACCAGCGCATGAGCGTGCAGGAATGCCTGGACGCGGATACCGAGGCCGGTGCCCCCGTCATCGCGATCGCGGGTGGCGAGCCCCTGCTGCACAAGGAAATGCCGGACATCGTCCGGGGCCTGATCGCGCGCAAGAAATACGTCTATCTCTGCACCAATGCCCTTCTGCTCGAAAAGAAGATGGACGATTACGAGCCGTCGCCCTTCTTCTCGTGGGACGTGCATCTGGATGGCGACCAGGCGATGCATGATGCCTCGGTCTGCCAGGACGGCGTGTACGAACGCGCCGTGGCCGCGATCAAGAAGGCCAAGGCCCGCGGCTTCCGCCTGTCGATCAACTGCACGGTGTTCGACGGGACCGACCCCAAGCGCCTGGCCGCCTTCTTCGACGAAGTCATGGCCATGGGCGTGGACGGCATCATGACCGCCCCGGGTTATGCCTACGAGCGCGCGCCGGACCAGGCCCACTTCCTGAATCGCCAGAAGACGAAGCAGCTTTTCCGCGACGTCTTCCGCCTGGGCAAGGGCAAGAAGTGGCGCTTCACGCAGTCGCCGCTGTTCCTGAACTTCCTTGCGGGGAACGAGGAATATCATTGCACCCCGTGGGGCAAGCCGCTGCGCAACGTCTTCGGCTGGCAGCGTCCGTGCTACCTGCTGGGCGAAGGCTACGCCAAGACGTTCCAGGAACTGATGGACGACACCAAGTGGGATGATTACGGCACCGGCAATTACGAAAAATGCGCCGACTGCATGGTCCATTCCGGGTATGAATCCACCGCCGTGATGGACGCCGTGCGCCGCCCCTGGCACATCGCCAAGGTCGCCCTGTTCGGGCCCGAGACCGAAAAGCCGATGGTTCCTGAAATCTCGCTGGCCAACCAGCGTCCGGCCGAATACGTCTACACCCAGCATGTCGATGCCCGCATGGCCGAACTGGCCGCGGCGAAGAAGCCGGCCAAGCCGCCGCGCGTCACCGTCGTGGACGCGCCGGCCGTCGAGACCGCCGCCGACTGA
- a CDS encoding hemolysin family protein has translation MIAPLVVIFLLVLINGIFAMGELALISARRTRLMIMHRSGVKGAERALRLAEDPQSFLPTVQVGITLVSILEGTFGGTQIEGYLTPWLARFPALRPFAAELSMTVVVVAITSLMLVLGELVPKQLALRHPEIVAARLSLPLEGLARVTRPAVWLLGRSSNLVLRLMGVGAMTREALTEEELKAYIAEGAQSGVLEQEERDMIERLLRLADRPVRAIMTPRNELFWIERHASREELRRTLRNTVYTRIVVCDGGVDNPVGVILAKDMLDRLLDGRPVTIESGLRKPVVVPDTISAFDMVERMRTVPLGIALVLDEYGSFEGIVTASDLFEAIVGEHHEPGSTPKKRMAQDDVLILDGFMPADEVKDRLGLSDLPDEGSYHTLGGLILALLRRVPATGDKVVFSGWLFEVLETDQRRVVKVRASRQALAD, from the coding sequence ATGATCGCGCCGCTTGTCGTCATTTTTCTCCTCGTTCTCATCAATGGCATCTTCGCCATGGGGGAACTGGCCCTGATCTCGGCGCGCCGCACGCGCCTGATGATCATGCACCGCAGCGGGGTGAAGGGCGCCGAGCGGGCCCTGCGCCTGGCCGAGGACCCGCAGAGCTTCCTGCCCACGGTGCAGGTCGGCATCACCCTGGTCTCGATCCTGGAAGGTACGTTCGGCGGCACGCAGATCGAAGGGTACCTGACGCCCTGGCTGGCGCGGTTTCCGGCCTTGCGTCCGTTCGCCGCCGAACTGTCGATGACGGTCGTGGTGGTGGCGATCACCTCGCTGATGCTGGTGCTGGGCGAACTGGTGCCCAAGCAGCTTGCGCTGCGCCATCCCGAAATCGTCGCGGCGCGGCTATCGCTGCCGTTGGAAGGCCTGGCCCGCGTCACGCGCCCGGCCGTCTGGCTGCTGGGGCGGTCCTCGAACCTGGTGCTGCGCCTGATGGGCGTGGGCGCCATGACCCGCGAAGCCCTGACCGAGGAAGAACTGAAGGCCTATATCGCCGAAGGCGCGCAGTCCGGCGTGCTGGAGCAGGAGGAGCGCGACATGATCGAGCGCCTGCTGCGCCTGGCGGACCGGCCGGTCCGTGCCATCATGACGCCGCGCAACGAACTGTTCTGGATCGAACGCCACGCCAGCCGCGAGGAACTGCGCCGTACCCTGCGCAACACCGTCTATACCCGCATCGTGGTCTGCGACGGCGGGGTCGACAATCCGGTGGGCGTCATCCTGGCGAAGGACATGCTGGACCGCCTGCTGGACGGGCGGCCGGTCACGATCGAATCGGGGCTGCGCAAGCCCGTGGTGGTCCCCGACACGATCTCGGCCTTCGACATGGTCGAACGGATGCGCACCGTGCCTCTGGGCATCGCGCTGGTGCTGGACGAATACGGGTCGTTCGAAGGGATCGTGACCGCCTCGGACCTGTTCGAGGCCATCGTGGGCGAACACCACGAACCGGGCAGCACCCCCAAGAAGCGCATGGCGCAGGACGACGTGCTGATCCTGGACGGCTTCATGCCCGCCGACGAGGTCAAGGACCGCCTGGGCCTGTCCGACCTGCCGGACGAAGGCAGCTACCACACGCTGGGCGGCCTGATCCTGGCGCTGCTGCGCCGCGTGCCGGCGACGGGGGACAAGGTCGTGTTTTCCGGCTGGCTGTTCGAGGTCCTGGAGACCGACCAGCGGCGGGTCGTGAAGGTCCGGGCCAGCCGTCAGGCGCTGGCGGACTGA
- a CDS encoding lytic transglycosylase domain-containing protein codes for MRGTTHTPPQIAVRAFLAGAALLAGATFTPLRVQTANARNTDGHPSGPGERNEETALAMPRIAPPGGGAVGLAQPLSPDVVAQVRRIFSLQRAGAFDDAIRETAQLRDDTLLGDILADRYLNPAYHPAPGQLRLWLRTFSTLADAPAIHTLLAGLSPRGASLPPLPAQMALAAGTGAAAMRPPEEDDPAGRAFARNPLLDRTVRDRAEQGVKGARSALHLIKITPGIGDLYAAQLRAEVAMTLFSAGETALALRTGQDAFIQSGGRIGLAGYVAGLAAWRRGRPDIAEPLFEGASRAELTAAGIRAGAAFWAARAHRNTGDLAAYHPWLHRAAAAPHTFYGLLAAQLLGLRPAKGQHAADTSLPGEPLSGEPAAPSAMPAEDRTMLHAGAPVMGEIDVDAVAAKPAGRRAFALLQVGETARAEAALRRLWPEVLGDAALCRSIQLVADAAGLTGLSAQLSSLLASQGAPQPAVPSRFPTPRLAPSHGFRVDPALVYALTRLESNFDSGAISGSGAHGLMQIMPTTASFVTGRTRRFEAAPALLHNAATNLDIGQLYVLYLAHLSEQHAGGRHPSGGDLVRLLASYNAGPGAISRQEALNDCGDDPLLFIESLPSAETRDYVHRALTYLWIYADQMGLPTPSLETLARNEWPAFAAEQDLAGRHFHTIH; via the coding sequence ATGCGAGGGACAACACACACACCCCCACAGATCGCGGTCCGGGCCTTTCTGGCCGGTGCCGCCCTTCTGGCAGGAGCGACGTTCACGCCGCTGCGTGTCCAGACCGCGAACGCCCGGAACACGGACGGACATCCGTCCGGCCCGGGCGAGCGGAACGAGGAAACGGCCCTGGCCATGCCGCGGATCGCGCCGCCTGGTGGCGGAGCGGTCGGACTGGCCCAGCCGCTGAGCCCGGACGTCGTCGCCCAGGTACGCCGGATCTTCAGCCTGCAGCGCGCGGGGGCGTTCGACGACGCCATCCGGGAGACCGCGCAATTGCGCGACGACACTCTGCTGGGCGACATCCTGGCCGACCGCTACCTGAATCCCGCCTATCATCCCGCGCCGGGGCAGTTGCGGCTGTGGCTGCGCACCTTTTCCACCCTGGCCGACGCCCCCGCCATCCACACGCTGCTGGCCGGCCTGTCGCCGCGCGGCGCCAGCCTGCCGCCGCTGCCCGCGCAGATGGCGCTGGCGGCCGGCACCGGAGCGGCGGCCATGCGCCCGCCGGAAGAGGACGATCCCGCCGGCCGGGCCTTCGCCCGCAACCCGCTGCTGGACCGGACGGTGCGCGACCGGGCCGAGCAGGGGGTGAAGGGCGCGCGCAGCGCGCTGCACCTGATCAAGATCACGCCGGGCATCGGCGACCTGTATGCCGCGCAGTTGCGCGCCGAGGTCGCGATGACGCTGTTCAGCGCGGGCGAAACCGCCCTGGCGCTGCGGACGGGGCAGGATGCCTTCATCCAGTCCGGCGGCCGGATCGGCCTGGCCGGCTATGTCGCCGGCCTGGCGGCCTGGCGCCGGGGACGGCCCGACATTGCCGAACCGCTGTTCGAAGGCGCGTCGCGCGCCGAACTGACGGCAGCCGGCATCCGGGCCGGCGCCGCCTTCTGGGCGGCCCGGGCGCACCGCAATACCGGCGACCTGGCGGCCTATCATCCCTGGCTGCATCGCGCCGCCGCCGCCCCGCACACGTTCTACGGCCTGCTGGCGGCCCAGTTGCTGGGCCTGCGCCCGGCGAAGGGCCAGCACGCCGCGGACACGTCCCTTCCCGGTGAGCCCCTTTCCGGCGAACCCGCCGCGCCGTCCGCCATGCCGGCGGAAGACCGGACGATGCTGCATGCCGGCGCGCCGGTCATGGGCGAAATCGACGTGGACGCCGTGGCCGCGAAACCGGCCGGGCGGCGGGCCTTCGCCCTGTTGCAGGTCGGCGAGACGGCCCGGGCGGAAGCCGCCCTGCGCCGCCTGTGGCCCGAGGTGCTGGGCGATGCCGCCCTGTGCCGCTCGATCCAGCTTGTGGCCGATGCCGCCGGGCTGACGGGCCTGTCGGCGCAATTGTCGTCGCTGCTGGCATCACAGGGCGCGCCCCAGCCGGCCGTGCCCTCCCGCTTTCCGACGCCGCGCCTGGCGCCCAGCCATGGGTTCAGGGTCGATCCGGCGCTGGTCTATGCCCTGACGCGCCTGGAATCGAATTTCGACAGCGGGGCGATTTCCGGGTCCGGCGCGCATGGGCTGATGCAGATCATGCCGACGACCGCCAGCTTCGTGACCGGCAGGACCCGGCGTTTCGAAGCGGCCCCGGCGCTGCTGCACAATGCGGCGACGAACCTGGATATCGGGCAGCTCTACGTCCTTTACCTGGCGCACCTGAGCGAACAGCATGCTGGCGGCCGTCACCCGTCCGGCGGCGACCTGGTGCGGCTGCTGGCCAGCTACAATGCCGGGCCGGGGGCGATTTCCCGACAGGAAGCCCTGAACGATTGCGGTGACGACCCGCTGCTGTTCATCGAAAGCCTGCCCAGCGCCGAGACGCGGGATTACGTCCATCGCGCCCTGACCTATCTGTGGATCTATGCCGACCAGATGGGCCTGCCCACGCCGTCGCTGGAAACCCTGGCGCGCAACGAATGGCCCGCCTTCGCCGCCGAGCAGGACCTGGCCGGCCGCCACTTCCACACCATACACTGA
- a CDS encoding uracil-DNA glycosylase yields the protein MDALALLQLYAEWGADVAFDDSPTDRLAARPPPPARAGIPPARDDAPSPPARPAGRAAVEPDDGLTLVERAIRQARDAAAAAENLPALHAALAAFGGCALRDTATHTVVPEGPAGARLLLIGEPPDAAEDRSGTAFAGPAGQILDRMLTSIGLARTDMLLAPVIPWRPPGERPPSAAELQICAPFLHRLIVLANPRRIILMGNTPARLLTGEQGGIARLRGRWRDVAIPGLGRAIPILPMRHPSQLGASPAARRDAWKDIVLLRTTLDQDQDTE from the coding sequence ATGGACGCACTCGCGCTGCTGCAACTTTACGCCGAATGGGGGGCGGATGTCGCGTTCGACGACAGTCCGACGGACCGCCTGGCCGCGCGGCCCCCCCCCCCGGCCCGCGCCGGCATCCCCCCCGCGCGCGACGACGCCCCCAGCCCCCCGGCGCGTCCTGCCGGCCGCGCGGCCGTGGAGCCGGATGACGGGCTGACCCTGGTCGAACGCGCGATTCGCCAGGCCCGGGACGCCGCGGCAGCGGCCGAGAACCTGCCGGCCCTCCACGCCGCGCTGGCGGCATTCGGGGGCTGCGCCCTGCGCGACACCGCCACCCATACCGTGGTGCCGGAAGGCCCCGCGGGGGCCCGCCTGCTGCTGATCGGCGAGCCGCCGGACGCGGCCGAGGACCGGAGCGGCACCGCCTTCGCCGGGCCGGCCGGGCAGATCCTGGACCGGATGCTGACCAGCATCGGCCTGGCCCGGACCGACATGCTGCTGGCGCCGGTCATCCCCTGGCGACCGCCCGGCGAGCGCCCCCCCTCTGCCGCCGAGCTGCAGATCTGCGCGCCGTTCCTGCATCGGCTGATCGTGCTGGCGAACCCCCGCCGGATCATCCTGATGGGCAACACGCCCGCTCGCCTGCTGACCGGCGAGCAGGGGGGAATCGCGCGCCTGCGCGGCCGCTGGCGCGACGTCGCGATCCCCGGCCTGGGCCGGGCGATACCCATCCTGCCGATGCGCCATCCATCGCAGTTGGGCGCCAGTCCGGCGGCCCGGCGCGACGCCTGGAAGGATATCGTGCTGCTGCGCACGACGCTGGATCAGGACCAGGATACAGAGTGA
- a CDS encoding tetratricopeptide repeat protein: MQRFHLVCTAALAIVAPLAAVPAGAWAAAPAPSMQPPAVTVAAAPWPDGLSGSMLVATVAALEGDDAVAASAFRQAYGLDPSRSVLLRQAFLYSALAGDDAAAGLAARLPGQLMAELVMGNDAVRAGRWSDAQAHYDRVQQDAMLAAIRPLLDAWTLMGAGQPDRALAIIDPWTADRVLGRYYAVHAALIADLAGQHDRADRYYRLALDASPGRDLFSTWALGHWLIAQGHRDQATRLLDSLVAGGAGLSLARDGVLAAMDRPPVTSPRQGIAQAYAFLSALIGQEAERIPDPTGRLAHDAGVRDMRMLLLRFALALDPGFGQARLLLSALQYDGGQAAAARDTIVAQARDGGVARAFPHDPLATVMQVQVARLDAATGRGDDAIRILTDLARAQPAQAQIWQTLGDIQSGREDWAGAAASFSRAITATGRLSGDDWEILFGRAVAYDRLARWPQAQADLEHALALAPNEALLLNYLGYSWVEHDRNLPQAEALLRHAVAVEPQNAAIRDSLGWALVRQGRIAEGLALLERAAEQTPEDPAVNYHLGVAYWKAGRPREAVNQWHVAQALPAADPSDVQKITAALADAARSGHEDPPPDQDGAARKKDPSDRD; encoded by the coding sequence ATGCAGCGTTTTCACCTCGTATGCACGGCCGCGTTGGCCATCGTAGCACCGCTGGCGGCCGTGCCTGCCGGCGCGTGGGCGGCGGCCCCCGCTCCGTCCATGCAGCCCCCTGCCGTGACGGTGGCGGCGGCGCCGTGGCCGGACGGGTTGTCGGGGTCCATGCTGGTGGCCACCGTCGCGGCGCTGGAAGGCGACGACGCCGTCGCGGCATCGGCCTTCCGCCAGGCCTATGGGCTCGACCCCTCCCGCTCCGTCCTGCTGCGGCAGGCGTTCCTGTACAGCGCTCTGGCGGGCGACGATGCGGCGGCCGGCCTGGCGGCGCGCCTGCCGGGGCAGTTGATGGCCGAACTGGTCATGGGCAATGACGCGGTCCGGGCCGGACGCTGGTCGGACGCGCAGGCGCATTACGACCGGGTGCAGCAGGATGCGATGCTGGCGGCGATCCGCCCGTTGCTGGATGCCTGGACCCTTATGGGCGCCGGCCAGCCTGACCGGGCGCTGGCGATCATCGACCCCTGGACCGCCGACCGGGTGCTGGGCCGCTATTATGCCGTCCATGCGGCGCTGATCGCCGATCTCGCGGGACAGCATGACCGGGCCGACCGGTATTATCGCCTGGCCCTGGACGCATCGCCGGGCCGCGACCTGTTTTCCACCTGGGCCCTGGGGCACTGGCTGATCGCCCAGGGCCATCGCGACCAGGCCACGCGGCTGCTCGACAGCCTGGTGGCCGGCGGGGCCGGCCTGTCGCTGGCGCGTGACGGCGTGCTGGCCGCGATGGACCGCCCACCGGTCACGTCACCGCGCCAGGGTATCGCGCAGGCCTATGCGTTCCTCTCCGCCCTGATCGGGCAGGAGGCCGAGCGCATACCCGACCCGACCGGACGGCTGGCCCATGATGCCGGCGTGCGCGACATGCGCATGCTGCTGCTGCGATTCGCCCTGGCGCTGGACCCGGGTTTCGGCCAGGCGCGGCTGCTGCTGTCCGCGCTGCAGTATGACGGCGGCCAGGCGGCGGCGGCCCGCGATACTATCGTGGCGCAGGCGCGTGATGGTGGCGTGGCGCGGGCATTTCCCCACGACCCGCTGGCGACGGTCATGCAGGTGCAGGTCGCGCGCCTGGACGCCGCGACGGGCCGGGGGGACGATGCGATCCGCATCCTGACCGACCTGGCCCGCGCGCAGCCTGCGCAGGCGCAGATCTGGCAGACGCTGGGCGACATCCAGTCCGGGCGCGAGGACTGGGCCGGGGCCGCCGCGTCCTTCAGCCGGGCGATCACGGCCACGGGCCGGCTGTCGGGCGACGACTGGGAAATCCTGTTCGGCCGTGCCGTCGCCTATGACCGGCTGGCCCGCTGGCCGCAGGCCCAGGCCGACCTGGAACACGCGCTGGCCCTCGCGCCCAACGAGGCGCTGCTTCTGAACTATCTGGGCTATTCCTGGGTCGAGCATGACCGGAACCTGCCGCAGGCCGAAGCCCTGCTGCGGCACGCCGTCGCGGTCGAGCCGCAGAACGCGGCGATTCGCGACAGCCTGGGCTGGGCGCTGGTGCGCCAGGGCCGCATCGCCGAAGGGCTGGCCCTGCTGGAACGCGCGGCGGAACAGACGCCGGAGGACCCGGCCGTCAATTACCATCTGGGCGTGGCCTACTGGAAAGCCGGCCGCCCGCGTGAGGCCGTCAATCAATGGCATGTCGCGCAGGCCCTGCCCGCCGCCGATCCGTCGGACGTGCAAAAGATCACTGCCGCCCTTGCGGACGCCGCCCGATCGGGCCACGAAGACCCGCCGCCCGACCAGGACGGGGCGGCCCGGAAGAAGGACCCATCCGACCGTGACTGA
- a CDS encoding 4-(cytidine 5'-diphospho)-2-C-methyl-D-erythritol kinase — translation MTDPTGTGTLHESAHAKINLYLHVTGRRPDGYHLLDSLAVFAGAADRLTLRPGAAGQGEAVALDIAGAFGAGLVADTDSNLVLQAARRLRAEMGVTDRLAPMRIVLEKSLPVASGIGGGSADAAAALRLLLRAWPGEALPRARLMALAVELGADVPVCIDQRAARMGGVGERLAPAPALPNCGMMLVNCGEAVPTPAVFRARAPVFTPAASLPSAWPDVGAMVRDLAALTNDLQDAACELCPTIRTVLQVLDAAPGCRLARMSGSGATCFALFDSPQGARDAMTAVERPGWWVWAGGLHGMPAET, via the coding sequence GTGACTGATCCGACAGGGACTGGAACGCTGCACGAATCCGCCCATGCGAAAATCAACCTCTACCTGCATGTAACGGGGCGCCGGCCGGACGGATATCACCTGCTGGACAGCCTGGCGGTCTTCGCAGGGGCGGCGGACCGCCTGACCCTGCGTCCCGGTGCGGCGGGCCAGGGGGAAGCGGTGGCCCTGGACATTGCCGGCGCGTTCGGCGCCGGGCTGGTGGCCGATACCGACAGCAATCTGGTGCTGCAGGCGGCGCGCAGGCTGCGGGCGGAAATGGGGGTCACCGACCGGCTGGCCCCCATGCGGATCGTGCTGGAAAAATCACTGCCCGTCGCATCGGGAATCGGCGGCGGGTCGGCGGACGCGGCGGCGGCGCTGCGCCTGCTGCTGCGGGCCTGGCCGGGCGAGGCACTGCCCCGCGCGCGGCTGATGGCCCTGGCGGTCGAACTGGGGGCCGATGTCCCGGTCTGCATCGACCAGCGCGCGGCCCGGATGGGCGGCGTGGGCGAAAGACTGGCCCCCGCGCCGGCGCTGCCGAACTGCGGCATGATGCTGGTGAATTGCGGCGAGGCCGTGCCGACCCCCGCCGTGTTCCGCGCGCGGGCGCCCGTCTTCACCCCGGCGGCCAGCCTGCCGTCCGCGTGGCCGGATGTCGGGGCGATGGTGCGCGACCTGGCGGCGCTGACCAACGACCTGCAGGATGCGGCCTGCGAGCTCTGCCCGACCATCCGCACGGTCCTGCAGGTGCTGGACGCCGCGCCGGGCTGCCGGCTGGCAAGGATGAGCGGTTCGGGCGCCACCTGCTTCGCCCTGTTCGACAGCCCGCAGGGGGCACGCGACGCGATGACGGCGGTCGAACGCCCCGGATGGTGGGTATGGGCCGGCGGCTTGCATGGAATGCCGGCGGAAACCTGA
- a CDS encoding SDR family oxidoreductase, which yields MPHQVAVITGAGAGIGRATARTLARAGCDVALIGRDRARLEDAAAELAGLHVRTAVLVADVAEADALEQAADAIEDQLGPITLWVNCAGAGVSGQFVALSPDEIRRATEVTYLGTVFGTRAALARMRRRGYGTIVNLDALGLPRPLRAVESGARAAIRAFTESLRPEILHDGDRIHLSLVHLPAINTPRFAWTRNRTGKRLRPAGPVYEPEIAAEAISHAAFGRHRDVWVGLSGLGRRLAGLLAPTLVDRRQSVRSYAAQLEKNPAESDAPDSLFAPVAGAYAAHGRFDLIARKTMPPLITTTIRTAAIGVALVAGAGAALSLLRRRD from the coding sequence ATGCCACACCAGGTTGCCGTCATCACCGGAGCAGGGGCCGGTATCGGCCGCGCCACCGCGCGGACCCTTGCCCGCGCGGGATGCGACGTCGCCCTGATCGGCCGGGACCGGGCGCGGCTGGAGGATGCGGCGGCCGAACTGGCCGGGCTGCATGTCCGCACCGCCGTCCTGGTGGCCGACGTGGCCGAGGCCGATGCGCTGGAACAGGCCGCCGACGCGATCGAGGACCAGTTGGGCCCCATCACCCTGTGGGTCAATTGCGCCGGCGCCGGGGTCAGCGGCCAGTTCGTCGCCCTGTCGCCCGACGAAATCCGCCGTGCGACGGAAGTGACCTACCTGGGCACCGTCTTCGGCACGCGTGCGGCGCTGGCGCGGATGCGGCGGCGCGGATACGGCACGATCGTCAACCTGGACGCGCTGGGCCTGCCGCGCCCGCTGCGGGCCGTCGAAAGCGGCGCGCGGGCGGCGATCCGCGCCTTTACCGAAAGCCTGCGGCCGGAAATCCTGCATGACGGGGACCGGATCCACCTGTCCCTGGTCCATCTGCCGGCCATCAATACCCCGCGCTTTGCCTGGACGCGCAACCGTACCGGCAAGCGGCTGCGGCCGGCCGGCCCGGTCTACGAACCCGAAATCGCCGCCGAGGCGATCAGCCATGCCGCCTTCGGCCGCCATCGTGACGTGTGGGTCGGCCTGTCGGGCCTGGGACGGCGCCTGGCCGGGCTGCTGGCCCCGACGCTGGTGGACCGCCGGCAGTCGGTCCGGTCCTATGCCGCGCAACTGGAAAAGAACCCGGCCGAAAGCGACGCGCCGGACAGCCTGTTCGCCCCGGTGGCCGGGGCCTACGCCGCGCACGGCCGTTTCGACCTGATCGCGCGCAAGACCATGCCGCCGCTGATCACGACCACGATCCGCACCGCCGCCATCGGCGTGGCCCTGGTTGCGGGGGCCGGGGCCGCCCTGTCCCTGCTGCGCCGCAGGGACTGA
- a CDS encoding YqaA family protein: MLDRFYARALFLAASRHAPLWLAVVAFAEASVFPLPPDILLIPMVLAHRDRAWALAALCTVASVCGGILGWFIGAFLLQHVAMPIVHFYHAEARLAAMQDQFRHWGVWIILFKGLTPIPFKIVTIASGAAHFPLTPFVVASLVTRGARFFLLAALLRIYGPPIQNFIERRLTLVASAFGVVLVGGFVALKYL; encoded by the coding sequence ATGCTCGACCGATTCTATGCCCGTGCCCTGTTCCTGGCGGCCAGCCGCCACGCGCCGCTCTGGCTGGCGGTGGTGGCCTTCGCCGAGGCCAGCGTCTTTCCCCTGCCGCCCGACATCCTGCTGATTCCCATGGTGCTGGCGCACCGCGACCGCGCCTGGGCGCTGGCGGCGCTATGCACCGTGGCCAGCGTCTGCGGCGGCATCCTGGGGTGGTTCATCGGCGCCTTCCTGCTGCAGCACGTCGCCATGCCGATCGTGCATTTCTATCATGCCGAGGCCAGGCTGGCCGCCATGCAGGACCAGTTCCGCCACTGGGGCGTGTGGATCATCCTGTTCAAGGGACTGACGCCGATTCCCTTCAAGATCGTCACCATCGCCAGCGGGGCCGCCCATTTTCCGCTGACGCCGTTCGTGGTGGCCAGCCTGGTAACGCGGGGGGCGCGCTTCTTCCTGCTGGCCGCCCTGCTGCGCATCTACGGGCCGCCGATCCAGAATTTCATCGAGCGCCGGCTGACCCTGGTCGCATCGGCGTTCGGGGTGGTGCTGGTGGGGGGATTCGTGGCGCTGAAATACCTCTGA